The window AAGAATCCAAGGATTAAACTAATAAATACCATGGGTTCTTCATACATGGATGCGTGTCCACTATTTGGAAGTACGACTAAGGATGCATTTTTTAATTGACTCGCTAAATGTTGTTGATGACTAATCGGAGTCAATTGGTCTTTTTCTGAACCAACAATTAATGTTGGCATCGTAATATTATCTAATAATGGTCTACAATCATAATTATCCGCACTATCTGTTAAACGAATCATTCGATCTAAAAAATCATTGTTACTAAATACATTTTCAATCAAGTGCTTTTTTCTATTTTCAATCCATGCTTCATTTTCTTTCATGAATTGTTTTGAATAGATAACAGGAATTGTTAAGTCATAGTATTCTTCTGAATTTCTAGCTTTTGCAGCATCATTCCATAACTTACCCGTATTAGACAATAAACTTGTTGTATAACTTACTGAGTTAAAGATAATCAATCTTTTTACCATTTTTGGATAAGTTCCACTAAAAACAAGTGCCACTTCTCCACCATAAGAAATTCCAACTAAATTGATTTCTTTTAAATTTAATAATTTTAATAACTCATGTAACAGTTCAACTTGAATATCTTGTTCATATGGTTTATCCATTGCATCAGATTGACCTTGATCACAAAAATCTAATCTGATTAATTGATATTTTTGAACTAAATCTGGTACTAAAAACTCCCAGCTTTTCGTTGACATCATGATTCCATTTAAAATGACAACAGGTTCCCCAACCCCATCGATTTCATAATGGATATTTTTCCCTTTAAAATTAAATCTGGGCATCGTCTTTATGGATAAATCCTAACTCAACTGCTTCTTTTAATAATTGGGGTCTAAATTTAGGATGTGCAATTGAAATTAATAATAATGTTCTTTCTTTAATGGTTGTTCCTCGAAGGCATACACAACCATATTCTGTTACCACATAGTCAACATCATTTCTTGAAAGTGACACTGCAGCCCCTTGCTTAAGTGTTGAAACAATCTTAGATTTTTCTTCTCTTTCACCAGTTAATGGATTTTTCACCATCGCTGTTGAGTATAATGCGATAAATGATTTACCGCCCTTAGAATTTTGTGCACCGACTGCAGTGTCTGACTGACCGCCAGTTCCTGAGAATTGTTGGTGTCCGATTGTTTCAGATGCACACTGACCAGTTAAGTCGATCTCAAGGGTTGTGTTAATTGAAATTTGATTATCATTTAATCCAATAATTGCCGGGTCATTTGCTTCATATCCGCGCATAAAGTAAACACTTGGATTATTATCTAAGAATTCATATAATTCTTTCGACCCATAGGCAAACGCACAAACATGACGTCCCTTCATAAAGTTCTTAGCCAAGCCATTTACAACGCCTGCTTTAATTAAATCCATCATACCGTTGGTAAACATTTCTGTATGAATACCAAGGTTCTTTTTATTTTTTAATGATGCTGCAACGGCATTTGGAATACCACCAATACCTAATTGGATAGTTGCACCATCTGGAATTTGATCTGCAATAATTTTACCAATAATTAAATCCTTCTCACTTGGTTCTGCACTTGGTGTTGCTGGAACCGGATAATTTGATTCAATAATATAGTCAGCTTGACTAATATGCACAACATTATCTCCAAATGTTCTTGGGAAATTTGGATTTATTTCAAAGATTACTGTATCTGCAAGTTCAATTGCTTCCATTTCATACACGTTTTGAATTGATAATGAAACAAATCCGTGTTTATCTGGCATTGAAGTACTCATCGCAAATATCGTAGGTTTTTTATGTTGAAATCTCTTCTTACCTGCTAAGTGTAAATGATTTGGGATGAATGATATATTACCATTTTGATGTACTTTTCTTAATGTGTTTGTATAAAACCAGCCTGCAACGTTAAATGATTCTTTGTACTCTGGATTCATAAAACATTCAGCCTCTAAAATCGGTAAACATGATGACATGGTTACATTTTTCACTTTATGTGCAACATGATGTAACTCATTCATAAAAGCTTGAGGTTCTGATCCCATCATTCCGATAACAATATGGTCATCTGATTTTACGATTTCTACAGCTTCTCTTGCAGTAATATATTTTGTATTTTTCATAATAAAACCCCTTACTAAAGTTTTTTAAAAACTAGTTACCCCACTTGATAATATTTGCCGCCCATACATAACCAATACCAGCAGCTAACATACACACAACTGTACCATCTTTAACTTGGCCAGTTTGCAGTGCTAAGTGTAGTGACAGAATTTGGTCAATTTGACCAATATGACCATAGTTTTCTAAATAGATTGTTTGGTCTTCTGTTAAACCTAAGTCCTTAACCATTTGTTCATGGCCAGAACGTTTAATGTGTAAGATATCTAAAAATCCGATATCTTTTCTTTCTAAATTAGATTTTCTTAATGCTTCATCGATGCATTTAAACCAGTTTGGCATAGAAACTTCATTTAGTCTGTTTTTCATTTTCACAGGGTCAAGTAAACGAAGTGATTTCTTCGCTTCTTTTAAATTAGATTCGGTAATTGGATTACAAATACCTCCAATTTCAACCCCTGCAGTTCTAGATAATGACCCGTCCCCTATGACATGGCTACCTAGTAATAAATTCTTATTGTAATTCTTCTTTAAGATAATCGCTCCGCCACCTGCACCGAGATTAAACATCATTGACATATTCTTATCAGTATAATCAACAAAGTCCCCGTTACGATAGCCTCCTACTACCATAATAACATTAATTTCATCATCTGCAACCAACATATCTTTCGCCATTTTCATTGCAGATACAGTTGTACAACATCTGTTTTGTACATCAATACCCCAAGCATTTACTGCACCAATTCTATCTTGGATATATAGTGCAGAAGTTGTTAAAGGATATTCTTTATATTCTTCAGTAACTGAAATGATCACATCAATTTCTTTTGGATCTATTCCAGTATTTTTTAGTGCGTCTAATGCAGCAAGGGCACCCATTTCTTGGGTGCCATCTTGTGGCATTTCTAAAGGTATAACTTTTTCAACAATACCTAATTTTTCAATAACTGCTTCTTCACTCCACACGCCATTTGTTTTAGCTGCGATTTCTTTAGCAGTGATTCTTCCTTTTGGTAAGTAAATACCTGTTCCTACAATTCCTACGTTTGCCATGTGATTAACCTTATAATCTCATGCCGCCATTAACATTTAATGTTTGACCTGTAATATAGCTTGAATCATCAGATGCTAAGAATAATGCAACCTTAGCAATTTCTTCTGGTTGTCCTAAACGGTTTAACATTGTTAATGCAGCAAATTTTTGTAATAATTCCTCTGGAACAGTTTTTAAGATTTCAGTCATGATATATCCTGGTGCAATCGCATTTACTCTAACGTTAGCACCTTTCATAGCGAATTCTTTTGCCCAAGTCATTGTTAAGCCTAACACACCTGCTTTACTTGCAGCATAGTTTGCTTGCCCGATGTTACCAAAGACACCAACAACTGAAGAGATGTTAATGATAGACCCTGAGCCGTTAGCTTGCATGTGTGGACCAATTAATCTTGTTAAGTTAAATACACCTTTTAAGTTAACGTCTAATACCAAGTCCCATTGATCATCGGTCATTTTTCTTGTCATTGCGTCTTTGGTAATACCAGCATTATTCACTAAGATATCAATTTTGCCATATTTAGCTACAACTTCATCAAAGAATGTTTGTACACCTGCTACATCAGTTACATTTAATTTGTAACCTTCTACATTTTCATGTGTATAAGTTAAATCTCCCATATCAGCGGCAATTACTTTTGCCCCTTCATTTGCTAATTGAACAGAGATTGCTTCTCCTAATCCTTTAGCTCCACCTGTTACTACTGCTACTTTTCCATCTAATTTTCCCATTTTATTTATCTCCTTAAATTTTCTTTAATATAACTGCAGTTCCCATACCACCACCGATACATAAACTTGCTAGTCCAATTTTGTAATTTTCATTGTGTAATAAATCGTATACTAATGTTACTAAAATTCTGTTACCAGAAGCACCAAGTGGATGTCCTAATGCGATTGCTCCACCTTTAGGGTTAGTTTTTTCAAAAATTTCTTCTTCCTTTACACCAAACTCATGGCTTAATTCTCTAACAACACCCATTGATTGTGCAGCGAATGCTTCATTTAATTCTAAAACATCGATATCTTCAAATTTAATACCCGCAAATTTAACCGCATTTTTAATTGCTGGTGTAGGTCCTAATCCCATCACTTTAGGATGAACCCCACCTTGACCAATACCAATGATTTCAAATAGAGGTGTTAAGTTATGTTCTTTAACAGCTTCTTCTGATGCAATCACCATGAAGCTTGCTCCATCATTAATACCTGAAGATGATGCTGCAGTTACCGTACCATCACCTTTAAATGCTGGACGTAAAGTTGAAATCTTTTCTAATGATGTATTTCTGTTGATGTATTCATCTTTATCAAATACGATATCGCCTTTTTTATTTTTAATTACAACCGGAACGATTTCATCATTGAATAACCCTTCATCTTGAGCTTTCATTGATTTAATTTGAGAGTTATATGCAAACTTGTCTTGTTGTTCTCTACTAAATCCATATTTCTCAACAATGTTTTCTGCAGTAATACCCATATGGTATCCTTCAAAGGCATCTAATAATGCATCATGTAAGATATGGTCTTGCATTGTTTGATGTCCCATTTTAATACCTGTACGATATCCATTCACTAAGTATGGCGCTTGGCTCATTGATTCAATACCACCAGCTACTACCATTTGATGAATTCCTGCTTTAATTGATGTATAAGCATTCATTACTGATTTCATACCTGATCCACATACCATATTTAATGTGTAAGCTGGAACAGTAACTGGAACACCAGCATTCACAGAAATTTGTCTAGCTAAACCTTGTTTTTGTCCAGCTGATAAGACGTGACCAATAATGACTTCATCAATCCATTCACCTTGAATGTTGCCTGATGCTAAAGTTTGTTTTAAGACTTGAGCACCAAAGTCTGCAGGACTTACATTAGCTAACGCTCCAGAAAAAGATGCTAATGCACTACGTTTTGCAGCAACTACATAAACTTTACTCATATAAATCTCCTTTAATTTTTTACATTTTATTATTATTTTTTGTTTGTGTATTTTTTTAAATCTGAATATTTATTCATTCGTATTTTATCAAAGATAAATAATTTTAATCAACGTTTTAGAAACATTTTATGAATAAATATTCATATTTAAAAAGTGTTGAAGAATGCGAAGATGTTAAGTTCTGACTTAACACCCTCGCAGCGCTTATTTAGGATTATTTTTTATTAATAGTTTCTAAGTTTTCAACGTCTCTTACTTTAGCAAATGTAGCACCAGTTGTTGGATAAGTCATTTTATTTAATGATAATGAGTCTAAGCCGATTCTTTGACCATTTCTCCAGTCGATTGTACCAGCCATTG of the Acholeplasma hippikon genome contains:
- a CDS encoding acetyl-CoA C-acetyltransferase; this encodes MSKVYVVAAKRSALASFSGALANVSPADFGAQVLKQTLASGNIQGEWIDEVIIGHVLSAGQKQGLARQISVNAGVPVTVPAYTLNMVCGSGMKSVMNAYTSIKAGIHQMVVAGGIESMSQAPYLVNGYRTGIKMGHQTMQDHILHDALLDAFEGYHMGITAENIVEKYGFSREQQDKFAYNSQIKSMKAQDEGLFNDEIVPVVIKNKKGDIVFDKDEYINRNTSLEKISTLRPAFKGDGTVTAASSSGINDGASFMVIASEEAVKEHNLTPLFEIIGIGQGGVHPKVMGLGPTPAIKNAVKFAGIKFEDIDVLELNEAFAAQSMGVVRELSHEFGVKEEEIFEKTNPKGGAIALGHPLGASGNRILVTLVYDLLHNENYKIGLASLCIGGGMGTAVILKKI
- a CDS encoding acetyl-CoA hydrolase/transferase family protein, which gives rise to MKNTKYITAREAVEIVKSDDHIVIGMMGSEPQAFMNELHHVAHKVKNVTMSSCLPILEAECFMNPEYKESFNVAGWFYTNTLRKVHQNGNISFIPNHLHLAGKKRFQHKKPTIFAMSTSMPDKHGFVSLSIQNVYEMEAIELADTVIFEINPNFPRTFGDNVVHISQADYIIESNYPVPATPSAEPSEKDLIIGKIIADQIPDGATIQLGIGGIPNAVAASLKNKKNLGIHTEMFTNGMMDLIKAGVVNGLAKNFMKGRHVCAFAYGSKELYEFLDNNPSVYFMRGYEANDPAIIGLNDNQISINTTLEIDLTGQCASETIGHQQFSGTGGQSDTAVGAQNSKGGKSFIALYSTAMVKNPLTGEREEKSKIVSTLKQGAAVSLSRNDVDYVVTEYGCVCLRGTTIKERTLLLISIAHPKFRPQLLKEAVELGFIHKDDAQI
- the fabG gene encoding 3-oxoacyl-ACP reductase FabG → MGKLDGKVAVVTGGAKGLGEAISVQLANEGAKVIAADMGDLTYTHENVEGYKLNVTDVAGVQTFFDEVVAKYGKIDILVNNAGITKDAMTRKMTDDQWDLVLDVNLKGVFNLTRLIGPHMQANGSGSIINISSVVGVFGNIGQANYAASKAGVLGLTMTWAKEFAMKGANVRVNAIAPGYIMTEILKTVPEELLQKFAALTMLNRLGQPEEIAKVALFLASDDSSYITGQTLNVNGGMRL
- a CDS encoding 3-oxoacyl-ACP synthase; this translates as MANVGIVGTGIYLPKGRITAKEIAAKTNGVWSEEAVIEKLGIVEKVIPLEMPQDGTQEMGALAALDALKNTGIDPKEIDVIISVTEEYKEYPLTTSALYIQDRIGAVNAWGIDVQNRCCTTVSAMKMAKDMLVADDEINVIMVVGGYRNGDFVDYTDKNMSMMFNLGAGGGAIILKKNYNKNLLLGSHVIGDGSLSRTAGVEIGGICNPITESNLKEAKKSLRLLDPVKMKNRLNEVSMPNWFKCIDEALRKSNLERKDIGFLDILHIKRSGHEQMVKDLGLTEDQTIYLENYGHIGQIDQILSLHLALQTGQVKDGTVVCMLAAGIGYVWAANIIKWGN
- a CDS encoding alpha/beta fold hydrolase produces the protein MPRFNFKGKNIHYEIDGVGEPVVILNGIMMSTKSWEFLVPDLVQKYQLIRLDFCDQGQSDAMDKPYEQDIQVELLHELLKLLNLKEINLVGISYGGEVALVFSGTYPKMVKRLIIFNSVSYTTSLLSNTGKLWNDAAKARNSEEYYDLTIPVIYSKQFMKENEAWIENRKKHLIENVFSNNDFLDRMIRLTDSADNYDCRPLLDNITMPTLIVGSEKDQLTPISHQQHLASQLKNASLVVLPNSGHASMYEEPMVFISLILGFFGTKKSEYIL